One Candidatus Poribacteria bacterium DNA window includes the following coding sequences:
- the trxA gene encoding thioredoxin: MPLGELGDLNATNFDREVLHASEPVVVDFWAEWCAPCRAIAPVIGELAQEYQGKLRFRKLNVDENQGLAGRFGVQNIPTLLIFKDGAVAGQIIGMQPKSDIKRHLERHTP; the protein is encoded by the coding sequence ATGCCATTGGGTGAGTTGGGCGATCTGAACGCGACGAACTTTGACCGAGAAGTGCTCCATGCGTCGGAGCCCGTCGTCGTCGACTTCTGGGCGGAATGGTGCGCCCCGTGTCGCGCGATTGCGCCGGTCATCGGCGAGCTGGCTCAGGAGTACCAAGGCAAGCTTCGGTTCCGCAAGCTGAATGTCGATGAGAACCAGGGGCTTGCGGGCAGGTTCGGCGTGCAGAACATCCCGACGCTTCTCATCTTCAAGGATGGCGCGGTCGCGGGTCAGATCATCGGCATGCAGCCCAAGTCCGACATCAAGCGCCACTTGGAGCGCCATACCCCCTAA
- a CDS encoding amino acid ABC transporter ATP-binding protein, which yields MIAVRDLRKSFGAHEVLGGISLDVHVGEKVAIIGPSGSGKSTFLRCLNGIETPSAGTIRIDSTAAQPTDGSPVRPRADTGMVFQQFHLFPHMTAHANIALAPHRVLRLPRQNASDLADALLEKVGLADKRDALPAQLSGGQQQRIAIARALAMSPRVMLFDEVTSALDPELVHEVLQVMRALADEGMTMLIVTHEMRFAEEVASRVLFMDHGTVVEDGPPAQVLRSPESPRAKAFLHSVLW from the coding sequence ATCATCGCCGTCCGAGACTTGCGTAAGTCGTTCGGAGCTCACGAAGTCCTCGGTGGCATCTCGCTCGACGTCCACGTCGGCGAAAAGGTCGCCATCATCGGGCCCAGCGGTTCCGGCAAATCGACGTTCCTACGATGCCTGAACGGCATCGAAACGCCGAGCGCCGGGACGATCCGTATCGACAGCACGGCTGCCCAGCCGACGGACGGCTCGCCGGTCAGACCTCGCGCCGACACGGGCATGGTCTTTCAGCAGTTCCATCTGTTCCCGCACATGACCGCACACGCCAACATCGCGCTGGCTCCCCACCGGGTTCTGCGGCTGCCGCGACAGAATGCCTCCGACCTCGCCGATGCCTTGCTCGAAAAAGTCGGGCTCGCCGACAAGCGCGACGCGCTTCCGGCGCAGCTCTCGGGCGGACAGCAGCAGCGAATCGCCATCGCGCGCGCCCTGGCGATGTCTCCGCGCGTCATGCTGTTCGACGAGGTGACGTCAGCCCTCGATCCCGAGCTGGTCCACGAAGTGCTCCAGGTCATGCGCGCCCTCGCAGACGAAGGGATGACGATGCTCATCGTCACCCACGAGATGCGCTTCGCAGAGGAGGTCGCCAGCCGCGTGCTCTTCATGGACCACGGAACCGTCGTCGAGGACGGACCCCCGGCGCAGGTGCTGCGGTCGCCGGAGAGCCCACGGGCGAAGGCGTTCCTGCATAGCGTTCTCTGGTGA